One stretch of Armigeres subalbatus isolate Guangzhou_Male chromosome 2, GZ_Asu_2, whole genome shotgun sequence DNA includes these proteins:
- the LOC134217702 gene encoding leucine-rich repeat-containing protein 40-like, with translation MISRIVILFVLSISTQSVTKATQVDCDAITTDLRNTSTATDLCVIVLPRQKWNISSVDLSAVVLPSFDKFSLLGVNGSFSLVNFFSSKSHVEKILIYDSIMHVAEIPPSVQNLLISQSYTRQIIIEHTGNLRYALQTLIALDNELPDLPRNIDKLVHLKTLNLAKNLLDKANLTVFGSLKELETVDLSSNQIHELIIGPIDLPSLRKLDVGHNKLKNIPSLLGQLQSLEELTLSHNKLEYIEMSYLNGLTHLKVLDLRFNNLFLGYLSRVFLPNLEVLRLESCNLHQLDLLGIETPKLRKLYVEDNKLEYIEIFINGVYHGAGLELYGDRNPWNCNWLHDKHSRVKLVVQQERQTCRRFVKKVCCVGTDYSSEWKTDHKWHVTRQQNRQIYKVLEEQQDRLRRTEKHYGEMSEKLAEMESTLEEIRNMVKMIAAKHDVVH, from the exons ATGATCTCAAGAATCGTAAT TTTATTTGTACTTTCAATCTCAACGCAATCTGTAACAAAGGCGACGCAGGTGGATTGTGATGCCATTACAACTGATCTCCGAAATACATCAACTGCAACCGATCTTTGCGTGATTGTGCTTCCCCGACAGAAATGGAACATCAGTTCCGTCGATTTATCCGCAGTGGTGCTTCCAAGCTTTGATAAGTTTAGTCTTTTAGGTGTGAATGGATCGTTCTCGCTGGTGAACTTCTTCTCTTCTAAATCTCACGTTGAAAAGATACTCATCTATGATTCAATTATGCATGTGGCTGAAATTCCACCCTCGGTGCAGAACTTGCTGATTAGTCAAAGCTACACTCGTCAGATAATAATCGAACATACGGGCAATCTTCGATATGCTCTGCAAACTCTTATCGCCCTGGATAATGAACTGCCGGATTTACCGAGAAATATCGATAAGTTGGTACATTTGAAGACGTTAAATTTAGCGAAAAATTTATTAGACAAGGCTAATCTGACAGTGTTTGGTAGCTTAAAAGAATTGGAAACAGTGGACTTGAGCTCGAACCAAATCCACGAACTGATAATTGGACCAATTGATCTTCCGAGCTTACGTAAACTTGACGTGGGTCataataagttgaaaaacaTTCCGTCGCTGTTGGGACAACTGCAATCACTGGAAGAACTAACATTGAGTCACAATAAATTGGAATATATCGAAATGAGTTACTTAAATGGTCTTACCCATCTGAAAGTTCTAGATCTCCGATTCAACAACCTATTTCTAGGATATTTATCTCGCGTGTTTTTGCCGAATTTGGAAGTATTGCGACTTGAGTCATGTAACCTTCATCAGTTGGATCTACTGGGCATAGAAACTCCTAAACTGAGAAAGCTATATGTCGAAGACAACAAATTAGAATACATAGAAATCTTCATCAACGGTGTCTACCATGGCGCTGGATTGGAGTTATATGGTGACAGGAATCCTTGGAATTGCAACTGGTTACATGACAAACATTCACGGGTCAAATTAGTGGTCCAACAAGAACGACAAACGTGTCGAAGATTCGTGAAAAAAGTATGCTGCGTCGGGACTGATTATTCTTCTGAGTGGAAAACCGATCATAAGTGGCACGTTACGAGGCAACAAAATCGACAAATTTATAAGGTGTTAGAGGAACAGCAGGACAGATTGCGGAGAACGGAAAAACATTATGGGGAAATGAGTGAAAAGTTAGCCGAAATGGAAAGTACGCTGGAAGAAATACGAAACATGGTGAAGATGATAGCCGCAAAGCATGATGTAGTACATTAA